From the genome of Pseudomonas sp. Teo4, one region includes:
- a CDS encoding sulfite exporter TauE/SafE family protein, translated as MMDIAVLCMFAFAAGLIDAAVGGGGLIQIPALFNVLPTAQPAALLGSNKLASVCGTAFAARSFIRKVTLDWGLIVPAALSAFVMSFAGAATVSLVPPSVMRPAVLVLIVLMAIYTFCKKDFGTLHKPARIGRKEQCLAVLIGGAIGFYDGLFGPGTGSFLIFLFIRFFALDFLHASASAKVVNIATNLAALVFFVPSGNVLYAIALPMAACNILGALTGTWLAVRKGASFVRGLFLILLCVLIAKLSWDLLMG; from the coding sequence ATGATGGATATTGCTGTGCTCTGTATGTTCGCTTTTGCCGCCGGCCTGATCGATGCCGCAGTGGGAGGGGGCGGGCTTATCCAGATTCCTGCGTTGTTCAACGTGCTGCCCACGGCACAACCGGCTGCGCTGCTGGGCAGCAACAAACTGGCGTCGGTGTGCGGCACGGCCTTCGCCGCGCGCTCGTTCATTCGCAAGGTGACCCTGGATTGGGGGCTGATCGTGCCAGCGGCGCTGAGTGCCTTCGTCATGTCGTTCGCCGGGGCCGCCACGGTTTCGCTGGTGCCGCCCAGCGTGATGCGCCCGGCGGTGTTGGTGCTGATCGTCCTGATGGCGATCTACACCTTCTGCAAGAAGGACTTCGGCACCTTGCACAAACCCGCGCGCATCGGCCGCAAGGAGCAATGCCTGGCGGTGCTGATCGGCGGTGCGATCGGCTTCTATGACGGGTTGTTCGGGCCTGGCACAGGCAGCTTCCTGATCTTCCTGTTCATCCGCTTCTTCGCCCTGGACTTCCTGCATGCCTCGGCGTCGGCCAAAGTGGTCAACATCGCCACCAACCTTGCAGCACTGGTGTTCTTCGTGCCTTCGGGCAATGTGCTGTACGCGATTGCCCTGCCTATGGCTGCGTGCAACATCCTCGGGGCATTGACCGGCACCTGGCTGGCAGTGCGCAAGGGGGCGTCCTTCGTGCGCGGGTTGTTCCTGATCTTGCTGTGCGTGCTGATCGCCAAGCTGTCCTGGGATTTGCTGATGGGCTGA
- a CDS encoding SLC13 family permease gives MNQELLWVLGLLALVVILFIINRPRMDVVALLVILALPLSGILTVEQALAGFSDPNVVLIAALFVIGEGLVRTGIALRIGEWMSERAGNSETRLLVLLMVAVAGLGSVMSSTGVVAIFIPVVLSIAARQKLSPSRLMMPLSFAGLISGMLSLVATPPNVVVHSELVRNGEQGFSFFSFTPFGLVVLVLGIGYMLLTRHWLNGEVRKDGRVESRRTLLDLVLDYKLNGRERRLRIRPHSPLIGHTLGELELRTRHGANVIGIERQHKFTTRVFSADSGTVLHQGDVLLLDLFANRDDLRSLCQTMQLEPLHFKAAYFIDQSQEIGMAEVSLPPGSQLIGKSILELAFRTRFDLNVVGLRREQTAIEEQLVEEKLRLGDTLLVVGPWKAVRQLQSQPRDFLVLSLPAEVDQVAPARSRAPFALISLAVMVGLMVSGAVPNVIAALIGCLLMGAGRCIDMNSAYRAIHWQSLVLIVGMLPFAQALQKTGGIDLAVGGLVSVLGGAGPMAILACLFAVTAVIGLFISNTATAVLMAPVAISTASQLGMSPYPFAMTVALAASAAFMTPVSSPVNTLVLGPGQYRFSDFVKVGVPFTVLVMVVTVLMVPWFFGL, from the coding sequence ATGAACCAAGAGCTACTCTGGGTCCTCGGCCTGCTGGCCCTCGTCGTCATTCTCTTCATCATCAACCGTCCACGCATGGACGTGGTGGCCTTGCTGGTGATTCTCGCCCTGCCGCTGTCGGGCATCCTCACGGTGGAACAGGCCCTGGCCGGTTTCAGCGACCCCAACGTCGTGCTGATTGCCGCCTTGTTCGTGATTGGCGAAGGGCTGGTACGTACCGGTATCGCCCTGCGCATCGGCGAATGGATGAGTGAACGGGCCGGTAACAGCGAGACACGCCTGCTCGTGCTGCTGATGGTGGCCGTGGCCGGCCTGGGTTCGGTAATGAGTTCGACCGGTGTGGTCGCCATTTTCATTCCGGTGGTGCTGAGCATCGCCGCGCGCCAGAAGCTCTCGCCCAGCCGCCTGATGATGCCGCTGAGCTTTGCCGGCCTGATCAGCGGCATGCTCAGCCTGGTTGCCACCCCGCCCAACGTGGTGGTGCACAGTGAACTGGTGCGCAACGGCGAGCAGGGTTTCAGCTTTTTCAGCTTTACGCCGTTCGGCCTGGTCGTGCTGGTACTCGGCATTGGCTACATGCTGCTCACTCGCCACTGGCTCAACGGTGAGGTGCGCAAGGATGGCCGTGTGGAGAGCCGCCGCACCCTGCTCGACCTGGTACTGGACTATAAGCTCAATGGTCGCGAACGGCGCCTGCGCATTCGTCCGCACTCTCCGCTGATCGGCCATACCCTGGGCGAGCTGGAACTGCGCACCCGTCACGGCGCCAACGTGATCGGCATCGAACGCCAGCACAAGTTCACCACCCGGGTGTTCTCCGCCGACTCTGGCACCGTCCTGCATCAAGGCGACGTCCTGCTGCTCGACCTGTTCGCCAATCGCGACGACTTGCGCAGCCTGTGCCAGACCATGCAACTGGAGCCGCTGCATTTCAAGGCGGCTTATTTCATCGACCAGTCCCAGGAAATCGGCATGGCCGAAGTTTCCTTGCCTCCGGGTTCGCAACTGATTGGCAAGAGCATTCTGGAGCTGGCCTTCCGCACGCGCTTCGACCTCAACGTGGTTGGCCTGCGCCGTGAACAGACAGCCATCGAAGAGCAGCTGGTGGAAGAAAAACTGCGGCTTGGCGATACCTTGCTGGTGGTTGGCCCGTGGAAAGCCGTGCGCCAATTGCAAAGCCAGCCACGGGATTTTCTGGTGCTCAGCCTGCCAGCAGAAGTCGACCAGGTAGCCCCGGCCCGCTCCCGCGCGCCCTTCGCGCTGATCAGCCTGGCGGTGATGGTCGGGTTGATGGTCAGCGGCGCCGTGCCCAACGTCATCGCCGCGCTGATCGGCTGCCTGCTGATGGGCGCGGGCCGCTGCATCGACATGAACAGCGCCTACCGGGCCATTCATTGGCAAAGCCTGGTGCTGATCGTCGGCATGCTGCCGTTCGCCCAAGCCCTGCAGAAAACCGGGGGCATCGACTTGGCGGTGGGTGGGCTGGTCAGCGTACTTGGTGGCGCTGGCCCCATGGCCATCCTCGCCTGCCTGTTTGCCGTCACTGCGGTGATCGGCCTGTTCATTTCCAACACCGCCACCGCGGTGCTGATGGCACCAGTGGCGATCAGCACCGCCAGCCAACTGGGCATGTCCCCCTACCCGTTCGCCATGACCGTGGCCCTGGCGGCGTCGGCGGCGTTCATGACGCCCGTGTCGTCGCCCGTCAATACCTTGGTGCTGGGCCCTGGCCAGTACCGGTTCAGCGACTTCGTGAAGGTGGGTGTGCCGTTTACCGTGCTGGTGATGGTGGTGACCGTGCTGATGGTGCCGTGGTTCTTCGGGCTGTGA
- the ttdA gene encoding L(+)-tartrate dehydratase subunit alpha, with the protein MDKEAAVSSLTDVMAKFTAYIGKRLPKDVKEKTAKLRAAETNPLAIAVYDSMADNQEYADKLDRPSCQDTGVIQYFISAGARFPLLSELEGILENATKEATIKGPLRHNAVETFIEKNTGTNTGSKIPWLDWEIIPDADYAIVDVYMAGGGCTLPGSAKVLMPGQGYEGVTEFVFDVITSRGVNACPPLLVGVGVSTSVETAARLSKKAILRPVDSCHPNESAAMMEKLLEEGLNEIGIGPQGLTGNSSVMGVNIESSARHPSTIGVAVSTGCWAHRRGKIRINADLSYDILSHEGVVL; encoded by the coding sequence ATGGATAAAGAAGCAGCCGTGTCATCACTCACCGACGTGATGGCCAAATTCACCGCCTACATCGGCAAGCGCCTGCCCAAGGATGTGAAGGAAAAGACCGCGAAACTGCGTGCAGCGGAAACCAACCCGCTGGCCATCGCCGTCTATGACTCGATGGCCGACAACCAGGAGTACGCCGACAAGCTGGACCGCCCCAGCTGCCAGGACACCGGGGTGATTCAGTACTTCATTTCGGCCGGTGCACGGTTTCCGCTGTTGAGCGAGCTTGAAGGCATCCTGGAAAACGCCACCAAGGAAGCGACCATCAAAGGGCCGCTGCGTCACAACGCGGTGGAAACCTTCATCGAGAAGAACACCGGCACCAACACCGGCTCGAAGATTCCCTGGCTGGACTGGGAAATCATCCCCGATGCCGACTACGCGATTGTCGACGTGTACATGGCCGGTGGTGGTTGCACCTTGCCCGGCTCGGCGAAGGTGTTGATGCCAGGCCAGGGCTATGAGGGCGTGACGGAGTTCGTCTTCGATGTGATCACCTCGCGGGGCGTCAATGCCTGCCCGCCGCTGTTGGTTGGCGTGGGCGTGTCCACCTCGGTTGAGACCGCGGCGCGGTTGTCGAAGAAGGCGATTCTGCGTCCGGTGGACTCGTGCCACCCGAACGAAAGCGCCGCCATGATGGAAAAACTGCTGGAAGAAGGCCTGAACGAGATCGGCATCGGCCCGCAGGGGCTGACCGGCAACAGCAGTGTGATGGGGGTGAACATCGAGTCCTCCGCCCGTCACCCCTCGACTATTGGCGTGGCGGTTTCGACCGGGTGCTGGGCGCACCGTCGCGGCAAGATCCGCATCAATGCCGACCTGTCCTACGACATCCTCTCCCACGAAGGAGTAGTACTGTGA
- a CDS encoding class I SAM-dependent methyltransferase: MERSLQLNRASWDERAPLHAASKDYEVEVLVGQPEHLSETVRFDLPRLGDIRGLRTVHLQCHIGTDTLSLARLGAQVCGLDYSAASLVEARRLAERCGVAIDYVEADVYQAHQVLPAATFDLVYTGIGALCWLPRIEPWARAVAALLKPGGRLFLRDGHPMLMAVNEDHQDRLQLEYPYFEHETPTVWHNDQTYVESDQRLLQTETHEWNHGLGEVIGALLAQGLQLTALVEHQSIPWEALPGQMDKGADGEWRLRHAPQRLPLSYTLQAVKA, from the coding sequence ATGGAGCGATCGTTACAGCTCAACCGCGCCAGTTGGGATGAGCGCGCACCACTGCACGCCGCGTCAAAAGACTATGAAGTCGAGGTGCTGGTCGGCCAGCCTGAGCACCTGAGCGAAACAGTGCGTTTCGACCTGCCTCGTCTGGGTGACATACGCGGCCTGCGCACGGTTCACCTGCAGTGCCATATCGGCACCGACACCTTGTCGCTGGCGCGGCTGGGTGCGCAGGTCTGCGGCCTGGATTACTCGGCGGCTTCGCTGGTCGAGGCGCGGCGCCTGGCTGAGCGTTGCGGCGTGGCCATCGACTATGTCGAGGCCGATGTCTATCAGGCGCACCAGGTATTGCCAGCCGCCACCTTCGACCTGGTCTACACCGGTATCGGTGCGCTGTGCTGGCTGCCGCGTATCGAGCCTTGGGCGCGCGCCGTGGCGGCCTTGCTCAAGCCCGGCGGGCGGCTGTTTCTGCGTGACGGGCACCCGATGCTGATGGCGGTGAACGAAGATCACCAGGACCGCCTGCAGCTGGAATACCCCTACTTCGAGCATGAGACGCCGACGGTGTGGCACAACGACCAGACCTATGTCGAGAGTGACCAGCGGCTGCTCCAGACCGAGACCCACGAGTGGAACCACGGCCTGGGCGAGGTGATCGGCGCGTTGCTGGCGCAGGGGTTGCAGCTAACGGCGCTGGTCGAGCACCAGAGCATTCCCTGGGAGGCGCTGCCGGGGCAGATGGACAAGGGCGCCGATGGCGAGTGGCGCCTGCGCCATGCCCCTCAGCGGCTCCCTCTTAGCTACACCTTACAGGCCGTCAAGGCCTGA
- a CDS encoding glycine zipper domain-containing protein, with product MRLTLPSLALGLLLCQGAFAGDGTAAIGGGLGGALGNVVGQSMGGRTGAAIGAGLGGAAGSAVAARKGNRTEAAIGGGLGSAGGSLLGGAVGGKTGSTIGAGLGGAAGGALGNHMGDNNSKHRRHRH from the coding sequence ATGCGTCTAACTCTGCCTTCCCTTGCCCTTGGCCTGCTGCTGTGCCAGGGCGCTTTCGCCGGTGACGGTACTGCCGCCATTGGCGGCGGTCTGGGTGGTGCCCTGGGCAACGTTGTCGGTCAGTCGATGGGCGGCCGCACTGGCGCGGCCATTGGCGCAGGCCTGGGTGGTGCAGCGGGCAGCGCCGTCGCCGCACGCAAGGGCAACCGTACCGAAGCCGCGATTGGTGGCGGCCTGGGCTCGGCTGGCGGCTCGCTGCTGGGCGGCGCGGTCGGTGGCAAGACCGGCTCCACCATCGGCGCAGGCCTGGGTGGCGCAGCCGGTGGCGCCCTCGGTAACCACATGGGTGACAACAACTCGAAGCACCGTCGTCACCGTCACTGA
- a CDS encoding SDR family oxidoreductase, with the protein MSKTHLFDLDGKIAFVSGASRGIGEAIAHLLAQQGAHVIVSSRKLDGCQQVADAIVAAGGKATAVACHIGEMEQIQQVFAGIREQFGRLDILVNNAATNPQFCNVLDTDLSAFQKTVDVNIRGYFFMSVEAGKLMREHGGGSIINVASINGVSPGLFQGIYSVTKAAVINMTKVFAKECAQFGIRCNALLPGLTDTKFASALVKNDAILNAALQQIPLKRVADPKEMAGAVLYLASDASSYTTGTALNVDGGYLS; encoded by the coding sequence ATGTCCAAGACCCACCTGTTCGACCTCGACGGCAAGATCGCCTTCGTTTCCGGCGCCAGCCGCGGCATCGGCGAGGCCATTGCGCATCTGCTGGCCCAGCAAGGCGCCCACGTGATCGTCTCCAGCCGCAAGCTCGATGGCTGCCAGCAGGTGGCCGATGCCATCGTCGCGGCGGGCGGCAAGGCCACAGCGGTAGCCTGCCACATTGGCGAGATGGAACAGATTCAGCAGGTGTTCGCAGGCATCCGCGAGCAATTCGGCCGCCTGGACATTCTGGTCAACAACGCCGCCACCAACCCACAGTTCTGCAACGTGCTGGACACCGACCTCAGCGCATTCCAGAAGACAGTGGACGTGAACATCCGCGGCTACTTCTTCATGTCGGTAGAAGCCGGCAAGCTGATGCGCGAGCACGGCGGCGGCAGCATCATCAACGTGGCCTCGATCAATGGCGTTTCGCCCGGCCTCTTCCAGGGCATCTACTCGGTGACCAAGGCCGCCGTGATCAACATGACCAAGGTCTTCGCCAAGGAGTGCGCGCAGTTCGGCATCCGCTGCAACGCCTTGCTGCCCGGCCTGACCGACACCAAGTTCGCCTCGGCACTGGTCAAGAACGACGCCATCCTCAATGCCGCCCTGCAGCAGATTCCACTCAAGCGCGTGGCCGACCCCAAGGAGATGGCCGGCGCGGTGCTGTACCTGGCGAGCGACGCCTCCAGTTACACCACCGGCACCGCGCTCAATGTGGACGGCGGCTACCTGTCCTGA
- a CDS encoding diguanylate cyclase, translating to MIAHTPTLFAAVALVATILAFCLLLVGQSNRLNNLLLTGCGLLAHALAYVCYTVYGHAPLWLTYGLGNSLLSLALAFYTASLFRIREQVVPWRLLFIVPVFMLTGLMLLLDTLEPRMLLATLVLMVQCSMILYWSRRYVERPGRAHLLLEIGALISLVGLGMRALAVLNGTAVEMRYDVSNLKQSISVAIGTVTVMMYSIGLVLMAKERSEARLQHLALRDVLTGTYNRRAILERFALELDRARDEGSSLAVAMIDIDHFKRINDLHGHLAGDEVLCHCVRELQQRLRLNDSLGRYGGEEFLLLLPQTDREGAMAALQGLREAIARSPANFAGAEIALRFSVGLWCGVPGLHDSTASLLAQADAALYQAKAGGRNAVHMAALLGAG from the coding sequence ATGATCGCCCACACCCCCACGCTGTTCGCCGCCGTTGCCCTGGTTGCGACCATCCTGGCGTTTTGCTTGTTGCTGGTTGGCCAGTCCAACCGGCTCAACAACCTGTTACTGACCGGCTGCGGGCTGCTTGCCCATGCCTTGGCTTACGTTTGCTACACCGTCTATGGCCACGCGCCGCTCTGGCTCACCTACGGGTTGGGTAACAGTTTGCTGTCCCTGGCGTTGGCGTTCTATACGGCAAGCCTGTTCCGTATCCGCGAGCAGGTCGTACCCTGGCGGCTGCTGTTCATCGTTCCGGTCTTCATGTTGACCGGGCTGATGCTGTTGCTCGACACCCTTGAACCGCGCATGTTGCTGGCGACGCTGGTGCTGATGGTGCAGTGCTCGATGATCCTTTATTGGTCCAGGCGCTATGTCGAACGGCCCGGCAGGGCGCACTTGCTGCTGGAGATCGGCGCTCTTATCAGCCTGGTCGGCCTGGGCATGCGGGCGCTGGCAGTGCTCAATGGCACTGCGGTCGAGATGCGGTACGACGTCAGCAACCTCAAGCAGAGCATTTCCGTCGCCATCGGCACGGTCACGGTGATGATGTACTCCATCGGGCTGGTGCTGATGGCCAAAGAGCGCAGTGAGGCGCGCCTGCAACACCTGGCCCTGCGCGATGTGCTGACCGGGACCTACAACCGCAGGGCGATTCTCGAGCGCTTTGCCCTGGAACTGGACCGTGCCAGGGACGAAGGCAGCAGCCTGGCAGTGGCCATGATCGACATCGACCACTTCAAACGCATCAATGACCTGCACGGGCATCTGGCTGGCGATGAAGTGCTGTGTCATTGCGTGCGCGAACTGCAGCAGCGCTTGCGGCTGAATGACAGCCTTGGGCGCTATGGCGGCGAGGAGTTTCTGCTGCTGTTGCCGCAAACCGATCGCGAAGGTGCCATGGCCGCCTTGCAGGGGTTGCGTGAAGCCATCGCTCGCAGCCCGGCGAATTTCGCCGGTGCCGAAATTGCGCTGCGTTTCAGCGTTGGCTTGTGGTGCGGTGTGCCGGGGCTGCACGACAGCACTGCCAGCTTGCTCGCCCAGGCTGACGCGGCGCTTTACCAGGCCAAGGCTGGTGGGCGCAACGCCGTGCACATGGCGGCGCTGCTCGGGGCGGGTTGA
- a CDS encoding diguanylate cyclase: protein MPVELMVYPAHSRLLPHAALFCLTFALTLGGILARPIESLSLFWPVNAVLAGVLLRYPRQANLIGFTLIWLGMVTADLACGSAWVPALWFNLCNLGVVVTVWRLLSRLPRLHWRMRTPHGVLCMFGACAAGAVVAASMACAMATPWFEQSLSATWLAWFSEQFSTSILVLPVLLTAPSARALLRSRAQAIRLAPLLVLLVSLALSIGFGGPGAIAFPIAALLWCAWTYSPFLVSLLTLTAGSTLIVAVAQNLMHFSLPQSEPGVTTLMSARLGIAMLVLGPLVVACVSQANRSLLARLAHQATIDHLTGVLTRSAFTRRANALLDGRQQHAQMLPLTLMMLDIDHFKSINDKHGHAVGDEVLRQFARTLQDQLHDGELLARLGGEEFVVVLPGLAPDRARFTAERLRRAVQDLHVARADARLQITVSIGLDGCAADTPAPSLDELLARADQALYRAKAHGRNRVEQAEPLRERV from the coding sequence TTGCCGGTCGAGCTCATGGTTTATCCAGCCCATTCGCGCTTGTTGCCCCACGCCGCTTTGTTCTGCCTGACCTTTGCCCTGACCTTGGGCGGAATTCTGGCCCGCCCCATTGAGTCGCTGTCACTGTTCTGGCCGGTCAATGCGGTTCTGGCGGGCGTTCTGTTGCGCTACCCGCGCCAAGCCAACCTCATCGGCTTCACCCTGATCTGGCTGGGCATGGTCACGGCGGATCTCGCCTGCGGCAGTGCCTGGGTCCCTGCGTTGTGGTTCAACCTGTGCAACCTGGGGGTGGTGGTGACGGTCTGGCGGCTGCTTTCACGCCTGCCACGCCTGCACTGGCGTATGCGCACCCCTCACGGTGTGCTGTGCATGTTCGGCGCCTGCGCGGCAGGTGCGGTGGTGGCGGCCAGCATGGCCTGCGCCATGGCTACGCCCTGGTTCGAACAATCGTTGAGCGCGACCTGGCTGGCCTGGTTCAGCGAGCAGTTCTCCACCAGCATCCTCGTGCTGCCGGTACTGCTCACCGCACCCTCTGCGCGGGCGCTGCTGCGCAGCCGAGCCCAGGCCATTCGCCTGGCACCGCTGCTGGTTCTGCTGGTCTCGCTGGCCTTGAGCATCGGCTTTGGCGGCCCTGGGGCCATCGCCTTTCCAATTGCGGCGCTGCTATGGTGTGCCTGGACCTACTCACCCTTTCTGGTGTCATTGCTGACACTCACCGCAGGCAGCACCCTGATCGTCGCGGTGGCACAGAACCTGATGCACTTCAGCCTGCCGCAGAGCGAACCTGGGGTGACTACCCTGATGTCGGCCCGCCTGGGTATCGCCATGCTGGTGCTCGGGCCGCTGGTGGTGGCCTGCGTCAGCCAGGCCAATCGCAGCTTGCTTGCGCGCCTGGCGCATCAGGCCACCATCGACCACCTGACTGGCGTGCTGACCCGCAGCGCCTTCACCCGCCGCGCCAACGCTTTGCTCGATGGGCGCCAGCAGCATGCCCAGATGTTGCCACTGACCCTGATGATGCTCGACATCGACCACTTCAAGTCGATCAATGACAAGCATGGCCATGCGGTGGGCGACGAAGTGCTACGCCAGTTCGCCCGCACCCTGCAAGACCAGTTGCACGACGGCGAATTGCTCGCGCGCCTGGGTGGTGAAGAGTTCGTGGTCGTCCTTCCGGGGCTTGCCCCCGATCGTGCACGCTTTACCGCAGAGCGCCTGCGCCGCGCCGTGCAGGACCTGCATGTGGCAAGGGCTGACGCTCGCCTGCAGATCACGGTCAGCATCGGCCTGGACGGCTGTGCCGCAGACACGCCAGCGCCCAGCCTGGACGAACTGCTGGCTCGCGCCGACCAAGCGCTGTACCGGGCCAAGGCCCATGGTCGCAACCGCGTCGAACAGGCCGAGCCGCTGCGCGAACGGGTGTGA
- the ttdB gene encoding L(+)-tartrate dehydratase subunit beta, with amino-acid sequence MKKIITTPIKDEDLASLNVGDVVYLTGQLVTCRDVAHRRLIELKRELPVDLRGGAIFHAGPIVRKKDDGSFEMVSIGPTTSMRMEKFEKQFIEQTGVKLIIGKGGMGPETTTGCLENKAVHAVFPGGCAVLAATQVEEIERAEWQDLGMPETLWVNRVRAFGPLIISIDTKGNNLFEQNKARFNERKGAVIEKINSQVRFIK; translated from the coding sequence GTGAAGAAGATTATTACCACTCCGATCAAGGACGAAGACCTGGCCAGCCTCAATGTCGGCGACGTGGTCTACCTCACCGGCCAGTTGGTGACCTGCCGTGACGTGGCACACCGCAGGCTCATCGAGCTCAAGCGCGAACTGCCGGTAGACCTGCGTGGCGGGGCGATCTTCCACGCCGGGCCCATCGTGAGAAAGAAGGACGATGGCAGTTTCGAGATGGTCTCCATCGGCCCGACCACCAGCATGCGCATGGAGAAGTTCGAGAAGCAGTTCATCGAACAGACGGGCGTCAAGTTGATCATCGGCAAGGGTGGCATGGGGCCGGAAACCACCACCGGTTGCCTGGAAAACAAGGCGGTGCATGCGGTGTTCCCCGGTGGCTGCGCGGTGCTGGCGGCCACTCAGGTGGAAGAGATCGAGCGCGCCGAATGGCAGGACCTGGGCATGCCGGAAACCTTGTGGGTGAACCGCGTGCGGGCGTTCGGGCCGCTGATCATTTCGATCGACACCAAGGGCAACAACCTGTTCGAGCAGAACAAGGCGCGCTTCAACGAACGCAAAGGCGCGGTGATCGAGAAGATCAATAGCCAGGTGCGCTTCATCAAATAA
- a CDS encoding LysR family transcriptional regulator — MALDMLREIQAFVSVAHKHSFVAAARALGRSPSAVTRAVQTLEDNAGSKLLNRNANAVTLTEAGERLLPHAERLLDVQRDAADELAALSGTDQGRVRLAVPKLLAEHVLPGVLAAFSEQHPHVTLDVQYSDEALDPVLGKFDFVVRGAFPQSSELIGYPLWAYRRHLYASPAYLARAGTPQNLEELASHTLILHTAPRILKAWHFCRDGQITSLRANPRLRLDSGDAVFHSTLAGAGIARLADWLGEPQVKAGRLVRVCPHYRLTSSTGQDPQMHALYPAGELPARVRDLLKALRQAGTSAVQAAS, encoded by the coding sequence ATGGCACTGGACATGCTCAGGGAAATTCAGGCATTCGTCAGCGTTGCGCACAAACACAGCTTCGTTGCCGCCGCACGCGCCCTGGGGCGCTCGCCCAGCGCCGTAACCCGCGCGGTTCAGACGCTGGAGGACAACGCGGGCAGCAAGTTGCTCAACCGCAACGCCAACGCCGTAACCCTCACCGAAGCCGGTGAGCGGCTGCTACCCCATGCCGAGCGCTTGCTGGATGTGCAACGTGATGCCGCCGACGAGTTGGCGGCGCTCAGCGGTACCGACCAGGGTCGGGTGCGCCTGGCCGTACCGAAACTGTTGGCCGAGCATGTGCTGCCAGGGGTGCTGGCTGCGTTCTCCGAACAGCACCCGCACGTCACCCTGGACGTGCAGTACAGCGATGAAGCGCTCGACCCGGTGCTGGGCAAGTTCGACTTCGTGGTGCGCGGGGCCTTTCCCCAGTCCAGCGAACTGATCGGCTACCCCTTGTGGGCCTATCGCCGCCACTTGTATGCCAGCCCGGCTTACCTGGCGCGCGCAGGCACGCCACAAAACCTTGAAGAACTGGCCAGCCACACGCTGATCCTGCATACCGCCCCACGCATTCTCAAAGCCTGGCATTTCTGCCGTGACGGCCAGATCACCAGCCTGCGGGCGAACCCACGCCTACGACTGGACTCGGGCGATGCGGTGTTTCACAGCACCCTGGCGGGCGCCGGTATCGCTCGGCTGGCGGACTGGCTGGGTGAACCACAGGTCAAGGCAGGGCGGCTGGTTCGGGTGTGCCCACACTACCGACTGACTTCAAGTACCGGCCAGGACCCACAGATGCATGCCCTGTACCCTGCGGGCGAATTGCCAGCACGGGTCCGTGACTTGCTGAAGGCATTGCGCCAGGCAGGTACATCGGCTGTCCAAGCGGCCAGCTAA